A single Neosynechococcus sphagnicola sy1 DNA region contains:
- a CDS encoding ABC transporter ATP-binding protein encodes MMSSMQSVSPNSFYPSNTESFLAIEQVVKAYPKPDGSQFVVLNGINMTIGKQEYVSVIGHSGCGKSTLMRIVAGLEKATSGLVTLEGKEIRKPGAERMMVFQGYALLPWLTVRGNIRMAVDEVFKTASQSDKISIVNEHIDMVKLTAAADKYPDELSGGMKQRVGVARALATRPKMLLLDEPFGALDALTRPKLQQDVLEIWGQHPQAVMMITHDVDEAIFMSDRLVMMTNGPSATIGQILDIPLPRPRDRYELRESKDYYELRNQALDFLERYQ; translated from the coding sequence ATGATGTCCTCAATGCAATCGGTCAGTCCTAATAGCTTTTATCCATCCAACACGGAGTCGTTTCTCGCGATCGAACAGGTCGTGAAGGCATATCCAAAACCAGATGGCAGTCAGTTTGTCGTGCTGAATGGCATTAACATGACGATCGGGAAGCAGGAATATGTCTCGGTCATTGGTCACTCCGGTTGTGGAAAATCAACCCTAATGCGCATTGTTGCAGGGCTAGAGAAAGCCACATCGGGTTTAGTCACTCTAGAGGGTAAAGAAATTCGCAAACCTGGAGCGGAGCGGATGATGGTGTTTCAAGGCTATGCCTTGCTGCCTTGGCTAACCGTCCGAGGAAACATCCGCATGGCAGTGGATGAAGTGTTCAAAACTGCCAGCCAATCCGACAAGATCTCGATCGTGAATGAGCACATCGACATGGTGAAGCTAACGGCTGCTGCCGACAAATATCCCGACGAACTTTCGGGCGGCATGAAGCAACGGGTGGGGGTGGCACGGGCCCTGGCCACCCGTCCTAAAATGCTCCTGCTAGATGAACCCTTTGGAGCGCTGGATGCCTTAACTCGCCCTAAATTGCAACAGGATGTCCTGGAAATTTGGGGACAGCATCCTCAGGCAGTGATGATGATTACCCATGATGTGGATGAAGCCATCTTTATGTCTGACCGGTTGGTGATGATGACCAATGGCCCCAGTGCCACGATCGGTCAAATTCTAGATATTCCGTTACCTCGTCCGCGAGATCGCTATGAACTGCGAGAATCCAAAGACTATTATGAACTCCGGAATCAAGCCTTGGATTTTCTGGAGCGATATCAATAG
- a CDS encoding CmpA/NrtA family ABC transporter substrate-binding protein, with protein MNTLWTRRAFLQGIGATASAIAFSSCSPQLSRNPVGLPEAALAVKPIIDPASLEKPNLTIGYVPVNDCAPFAVAWEKGFFRKYGLNVTLSREASWGNSRDGIIFGRLDASPVVSGAVTNARTGAEGARHFPLCAAMTIHRHGNALTMNRQLWEGGVRPWHSYGGNLEAFGRDLRHYWENSPFDDHIWAVVQSSAIYEYFVRYLVAAVGIDPLRKLRLLITPPPQMVSNTRIGAMQAYMVAEPWNTRAISGNEGIGFTFIQGREIWQGHPDRLLAVKESFIQDYPKTYRSLVKAMIEACQYCSNLANREEVATIISQRSFTGAKVKFTRPGIVGNFNYGGFDNQPRIANSSETTLFFDMPTSAIPHDHSTFLWQSQSLWLMTQATRWGQIAEFPKNADEIAHQAWRTDLYREIAAEMGIQCPSEDHKVEPSTAFIDGKSFDPSDPVGYLQSFEIRANAPQSFLLCISC; from the coding sequence ATGAATACACTGTGGACAAGGCGAGCTTTTCTTCAAGGGATCGGCGCTACCGCTTCAGCGATCGCATTTTCGAGCTGTAGCCCACAACTCTCTCGAAACCCAGTGGGGTTGCCAGAAGCAGCCCTCGCTGTGAAGCCCATAATTGACCCTGCCAGCCTAGAGAAGCCTAACCTCACGATTGGCTACGTTCCCGTTAATGACTGCGCTCCGTTCGCCGTTGCGTGGGAAAAAGGCTTTTTTCGAAAATATGGCTTAAACGTCACTCTCAGTCGAGAAGCCAGTTGGGGCAATTCTCGGGACGGTATCATCTTTGGGCGATTAGATGCCTCACCCGTGGTCTCTGGCGCGGTCACCAATGCTCGCACGGGCGCAGAAGGAGCACGGCACTTTCCCCTGTGCGCCGCGATGACGATTCACCGCCACGGCAATGCCCTGACGATGAATCGCCAACTGTGGGAGGGTGGGGTCAGGCCCTGGCACAGCTATGGGGGGAATTTGGAGGCATTTGGTCGCGATTTACGACACTATTGGGAAAACTCTCCCTTTGATGATCACATCTGGGCGGTGGTTCAGAGTTCGGCGATCTACGAGTACTTTGTCCGCTACTTGGTCGCAGCGGTGGGCATTGACCCCCTCCGCAAACTGCGTCTCCTGATTACACCGCCACCCCAAATGGTGAGCAACACCCGCATCGGAGCGATGCAAGCCTATATGGTCGCTGAGCCATGGAATACGCGAGCCATTTCCGGAAACGAAGGGATTGGCTTTACGTTTATCCAAGGGCGAGAAATTTGGCAGGGGCACCCCGATCGCCTCTTGGCTGTAAAAGAATCGTTCATTCAGGACTATCCCAAAACCTATCGATCGCTGGTCAAAGCGATGATCGAAGCTTGCCAGTATTGCAGTAACCTGGCCAATCGCGAAGAAGTCGCCACTATTATTTCCCAACGCTCTTTTACGGGCGCAAAGGTTAAATTTACGCGACCGGGAATTGTGGGAAACTTCAACTATGGCGGATTTGACAACCAACCCCGCATTGCCAATAGCTCGGAGACAACCCTTTTCTTTGACATGCCCACTTCAGCGATTCCCCACGACCACTCAACCTTCCTTTGGCAGTCGCAAAGCCTCTGGCTGATGACCCAGGCAACCCGATGGGGGCAGATCGCAGAATTCCCCAAAAATGCGGACGAAATCGCCCATCAAGCCTGGAGAACAGACTTGTATCGAGAAATTGCCGCCGAGATGGGCATTCAATGTCCGTCAGAGGATCACAAGGTTGAGCCAAGCACTGCTTTTATCGATGGCAAATCCTTTGATCCGAGCGATCCAGTTGGCTATCTCCAAAGCTTTGAAATTCGCGCCAACGCTCCCCAATCTTTTTTACTTTGCATAAGTTGCTGA